The Pseudomonadota bacterium genomic interval CTTTAATATCCATGGGAAACCAATGAGGTTAAAGGTTAAAGGCTAAAGGGGAAAGGGGGGGAAACATGTAATGCATCTTCGTACATTTCAGTCCTGTTCAAGAAAGCGTTTTTTTGTTTTCATCAGGCCGCCAATCATGGATGAAATTTCAATTGTTTCAATCAGCCATCGATCAGCAGTTTCTTTTTTAATGTAAGCTATTTCTA includes:
- a CDS encoding four helix bundle protein → IAEGFERESTRECLKFLSYAKGSCAELRTQIYIGLEIAYIKKETADRWLIETIEISSMIGGLMKTKKRFLEQD